CAATCACCTTGTATATGTCAAtcatggtacctacctacgttgaAACCGCTTCTCAAAGAGCGGTCAGTCGTACCCGCTCGTTTAGAGAGAAACCCGTCCCTATACTGGCGTATTCAAGAATTTTGTATAAGGGGGCTATAGGActtttgtaaaatcattttttttttaatatacctaatattaaaaaataaacacggCCATTGGTTGGGGCTATCGGCTATAGGCCCCTTAGACCCCCTGGTTACGCCTCTGGAGTCTTGACTATACTATACAGCGAAATTGTCATGCCTATCTCGGGGCTACGATCCTcaacggtatattattattattgttaaaataatagttgttaGACGTTTAAATAGAAATTGTTGCGTCACAACAGCACATCACGTACATTGATCCCGAGTACGGCTTGTACAATACACACGGTcaagtgtacataatattggtgtaagcaaaaaataaaaacgaaaatctGTTGAACTTCTTGAAAGAAAAAACGTTCCAAGAGTTTATTCGATAGTAGTTTGCTCGGACGTTAAAGCGAAACATCATAATCCCACTTTCGATATTTTGAGATTTCTCCGATTTTTTTTCGTCATATTTTTTGATCCCTACCTCAGAAATTACggattttattagttttaaatctCACAAAGTAGATGAAGTGTACCTACACAAATACGACATGAAAGTGTgtgaatgttattttatttttctgtccTTGAATTGGCAAAATAACACATCATCATGCATTGTCACGCTAGGTACTATGTTTTATTCCATttagcaataaaatattttggaattaaTTGAACATGCTATACGGTCACTTGAATTGCAACAGAGATGACTTTGactttataatacaaattaggaATAACACATAATGTGTGTGCTTACGGTAATAACTTATTCAACAcagatttaaacaaatataatcttctattatataataatagatggttaaaataatattaatgtaatatttatacatagaaaaaaaaattaaaacacacatGTATAgtgcaaaaattaaaactagtCATCACATAATTCCGTTTAAAGCTTTTGGTGAGCTTGAGTTTAGTTCCTGCATAGGCACTATTGGTGGCCGTTTATAACTTGACTCATCACTGTCGTGTATCAATGGGGACTGCGAGGAATACTGCCTGCTTTTACCATTGACACCATTTGTGTATTTGATTTCatgtctaaaaataataataataaaagttaatcCAAATgaaatttttctgaaatatacaatttaatatattaacctCTCTGCATGTAGAGGTTGTTCTTTGCTATTTGTCTGAACAAGAGTGATGACTTTCAACAACTTGGTGACCGTATTGTCCAAGTCAATCACTTGGTCTAAGAGATCAGCATCTGGTGCTCGGAAGTCCTCCAAAAATTCAAAGTCAAAGTTTCCAGTGGAAGTATTGTTCATGCTCAACTCCAATTGTTGTCTGGCTACTATGGCCTCTGACAGATTATTCAAGGATTCACTTTCGGCCGATTGTAAATCACTACAATCTAAAATCAAAGAATGAACAATCACTACAgattaatcaaaaattattacaacatggacctgttaatattataaataaaacattttttaaattagttagttttataaaataattaataaaacccATACCGTCTAAGGAATCAGTTTGTGATAATAGGTCACCAGTTGATCCGTTTCGTTTACAAATGGGAGAATGATATGTTCTTTGTAATTCTTTCATAGATTCGGACGTTTGTAGACGTTTCTTAGGAGAACATGGAGATTCTTGGGATTTTGTACTGGctgaaaaattaagtttattaattaggtatagtattagaaataaaaaataaaaaaactatataaattattataaacaatatttacctGTAAAGTTTTTATCGATTTTCCCTTTATGCCAGTTAGTTGGTGCTGATTTAATAGCAGACACAATAGCAGACATAAGGCTTTTGGAGTCAGACTTATTGGATGAACTATTCATTTGTTCAGAATCACTGCTGCTGTCTCCATTTGTATATgcttcattaaaatatacttcaTCCTATGATTAAAAATGATCaagtagaaaataattatttaaatgacaaaTAGTAGATTTCCAgtaaaagtaataagtatatacttCAATATCAACTTCTGAAATGGAATAGGATTTAACGAGTCTATCCAACAGTGCATCGAGACGACCGCCTAATCCAGACAGACCCACAACAGCACTTGACACAGTCGCTTCTTGTTGTTGTAATAATTCACGACTTTTATTTTCCATCACGCGCATCTTTGCTTGTAGTGACAAATTCTCTTGTCTTCGTTGTTCAGATATACGTACTAAATGTGTACATTGATCCATAGTTTTGGAAGCCTCTTTCCCTTTTACAGCCAATTGTTCTTTGTAATCCTTGACCTGTAATGAAAACCGTCCATTGggttaaaaactaaataagtaAAAGCTATTATATTACACCAATTATGGtcacaatattttacatttacatgtTTTCATTAGGCATAATACAATTGATTGCTGCTAGTTTAAAGAAATAAATCACAACACATTATAAACAACATACTTCTTTTTCTAGTTCCTTAATTGTGTCTGAAAGCATAGCCTTCTCAGCTTGCAAAAAGTCTTGAATTTCAGAGGATTCCATCTCAGAGGCTTGATTTGCTTGTAAAAGTGACTTTTGAGCTGCATAGCTCTTTTCTAAATCCTATAGTAGAAGTAAACAccaaaatcaatatatatatataatatatatgataaatattttaataatatataccgatTGTAACTTACTCTATGTAAAGAAGTGCAAAGAGTTTTAAGGTGGTTGAGTTCTTTTTGCTGTTCATTGATCACCGAGGAAGTGGTAGTCACTTGATTCTCTAATATTTCTAAGATATTTGAAGGCGATGGATCCAAACaatctgtaaaaatatataaaagcttaaaatttaatataaaagacaaaaataagacaaatattactatttatttgaaaaatgttgcaTATTCGAAGACTATAAGCATCAATTTGTCTACATGTGTCCAAATCATCATGATTTAGCCGTTCTTGTAAATTTTTAAGGCACTCTTGTTGttcattgaatttttttgttctaCAGTCTAATTGTTCAGTCTTTTCCTTTAGCTCAGTCTCAAGTGCATTGATCCTTTTCTCCACTAAATCGACCTAGACATTGATGAATACgtaaaatcgatttcaaaattCTTACAGAGAAGGATATAATTGATTAACATGTACGAGGATAAGAACAAGAAATAAGAACAATAATAACCAACCTGTACTTCGGCGTCATTAGTTTCAACCCTGTTTTCGACCGGAGGCAATATACTGCCCGATAACACTTTAGTGATGTCTTCGCTAGTCAGGTAGGTCTGCGAACACACCTCGTGGTAAATCTTCGTCCTGGAGACAACCGGTGGCGGCCTAGTGGATTTCGGAAGAGCTGGTTTCACCGGCGATGTGGTACCGGCAATAGTaccactaccaccaccaccaccaccacttcCAACACCGTTGAGGTGGGCAAGGGCACCCTGTTCAATGTGCTTTCTCCTCAGACTGGCCGCCCGGTTTAGGCTGGGTTCCCTGGGCGTCGTAGGGGCGACCGCGGTACCAGCCGGCGTAGCAGAGGTGACCGCTAGATTTTCCTTGGACTTCCTCCTCCGCCTGGGTAACGTGGCGAACTTGTCCAGCGATTTGACCATGTCATACGTGCTGACTAACTTCTTGACCGTCGAGACCTTGGACTGTTTGGCTGCCGCATTCAGGTCAGTCTTCTTCGGCGGCTCCACCCTGGGTGGGCTGTTTCTGGCTGTCTCAAAGTGGAACGACGACGACATGCTTCCCGGTAGCTTGCACGGCTGCCGGTCAGCGGACCTGCGCCAAGTCGGCGTTGACGGCCTGCTGTAGCTGATGGCTGTCGGGTAACAGGGTAACGAGGACGGGCCACCTGTTTCGGTCGGACTGAACGGGCCCAGCGGGCTCTTGCAAGGGTCATAACAGCCCGACGCCAGGCTTGAGTCACATGACACAGCCGGTGTCACGTCCACACCGCTGTCGCTACCACAACCTCCCGCTGTTTCCTCGACGTTTAAGTTCAATGGGACCTTGGCGGGTATCTCATCGTCCGCGCCGGTGGCGGAGGCAGCGATCTCGCCGTCCATGATTAGAATTGGAAATTCTAAAGACggaacatataaaaaaatattatttatgttatttatgattattatggttatttttacAGAGTTACAGACAACGTGCGATCGTAAATCACTAAcatggtttatattattatatccacgcGGGGAAGACGGGAACGTCCATTCCGGACGACGTTTCCGACACGCGTCCGCCACGCGTTACAGTGGTATACTattgctttataatattacattataatatagaaaacgcGCTCAGTAATTTAGCAGTCGTATGTGTGTACTTGTGTGTCGAACAGCTGACGAATAGGTTTACGGTGGCGGGGAGGGGCGATatcaccaccaccgccaccctGTTGAATAGGGGAGTTGCCACGGCAACACGTCTTCGTGCCCTTGGGCATTGCTCGACAACGTGATATTTCACGTTCGTATAGTCACGCGGTGGCTAGaccataatatacatgtatgtatGCGTACATATAGGATATACGTGAATGCAAGTAAGCATACGTAGCAGGGGTGTGCTGTACGGCGTTCTATTATGACGGCGCGATGAGTTTGGCGGGAAATCCGCATACACCCCTCGAGGGAGGGGGTAGTGGCGCTATAGGCCGCCAGCTGCTGCTGCAGCAGACCCGGCGGCGCGTTTTGTGCGTATTTTTACAgcgatacaaattattattgtcgcgAGAATTCGTCGTGTCTTGgacaatatatattaggtatatcgtatataacaTGCGTCCCCCGAGCGACTTCCACGCGAgtgtatgtttaaattttgtacgtcgttttgttttcaatttaaatgcGTCCCGAAAAACGAGAGGGTTgtatatattagaataaatgtcatcattattatactcGAGTCACGGGCACGCTGGAAAGAGGTTGTCTGCTGCAGCGGCTATAGCAATTCGTACATTATCattgttgttgtttattaaatGGCGTGCTCGCGTTTATTCGAGAACGGACCGATTGTTTTAATCGTCTATGGAAAGAGAGAGTTCaacgattattttataaacactataaaAGGTTTGAAAAACAAATCTACCTGCTGTACGAGGTCAAATCGGATGCGATGTAAAAccgatttaaataaattaaaagagtTTTTAAATAGTAGTTTTGCTTTACGaggaatactataatagtattttacgtATTCAATTTCTttacttttatactttagaatacctacctaaatgaatttatcataaattaaaaaaaaaatatattacgattttagtaattatatacTTGACAACAGTGCTTGTATGAATggaatatatgaaaaaaagattgataagtgataaccaataaaacgaacaataataatgatatatatatatataactttcgACTGCCGTAACGTTATGACATAAGAACGCACGTCGAGTGTTTATCCTAATATGACTATGATACGAATTTATTTAGAGAAAAAcgatgcaaataaaaaaaaatttaactttgcgacaaaaatatatttggttcAAACAAAGAGAACTGCACCGCACTGGTACCTATAACAAATTTAAGAGATTTCGGTGATAGCCGattttgaatattgtttttaaaataaaataacgctAATGAGTCGTGTATACAGGTAGGCTGTAGGTGGGTCATAGTACCTACATGCACACAACAGtgtataaaacaacaataataaaataaactttggcTCCGAATGTGATTCTGTCACGTGGAGAAACGTTATACTACAGTGAAATGTGAGGCCTCCGTAGGTGCATATATATCGgttaaaaccatatattattattgttattatacattcataccatatatacctatatacaccgTATTGGAAACTGTGCGAAAGCGTTGTGCGTTCGATCTGTATATAATActgtgtattatacctatactattttttttttaatacaatataaaaacggAGCATCGATGCACGTTTGTCGTAGTATTTCATCTATTTTTTTggcttctatatatataaatcacacAAAGCGACCTACGGGCAATAAAAACTTGAGATATCGGTTTCCTTCTGcgcatatgatattataaagcGGCGGTGATGGTATAGGGGAAACTATAGGTGGTATAATAATGCACTGTACAGTGATTTACAATTTCCAGTGACATAGTCGCGATATAACGGGAAAGACATGAACCTATATGAGcggaattaatttttttttgtcacgtgAAAAGAACGTACCCGTCGCCGTTGTAATGGCGTCACAATATTGATGTTTAAATAGCCAATAAATCGCTAAATCGCTAAAGTATAGTAATCGCTAACTGTAAAATCCGCATAACATAAACAGCGTGATTTATTGCACCGTGCTCGATATAccaatatgtataggtacattgcataaaagttgaacatcgTTGGCCGTATTGTACTATGGTATGATTGCACGCCCCAAACATACCGCGAtgacgataaaaataaagaaacacgttgtttatatatatattacgtgtatacataatattatacgttattttCCGGCATCCGAAAACGAGTCTCGACGAAACtgttgtatatactatatagccggtatatataatatacatttatcataaatttACTTACATATCCGCGGTATACGCGTCGCacggtatatataaataaatttggcACGTGAATATCCAATCTCTGCCAATACAACGGAATTGATATATGCCTCTGCAGCAGGCTGGAGTCGCGTGTCCGATGCTAATCTCGACATAGCGGTGGCGGAGGTGATGGTCCAGACGACCGCGCGCATGCGTTGTCgtgatagtattataatattattattgtgattgttTGATTTCCGGTACAAATGTAAAAGAATGTCTGAGCCAAAGCGGAGGACACGGACGACGAGTAATTTTCGCTATTTTCACGCCTAAAGTTACCcgcataatatgtatgtataatatattatattatgattgaaagctaaataattgaatacgaaataataatataataggatgCTTCGGGAGTGCGTGTGCGGCAAGATAATTTCTCCGTTTTTCTTGAGTGTCAATAAAGTATAGTAAATTATTCACGCACAAGTTTTGATTTAGTCTTCGTATTTTCCTAGATTATCCTCTGacaataatttttcattcaataataaatatttttgaaatacgattttgagaaatattatattacaccatattatttatataaataagggGCACAATAATTCTATCATTTATTTACCCGTGTTTCTTAAAAATCCAAAACAACTTTCCAAAAATTCTATATGCTATATCTATGTgcccaaatatattttattatattttatattaaaaacttaatatttatttttaaatattatgaaacagaTAAGTatgcaacaaaatatattaaatatacagttaagtaattaacaataatttccaAGCTATTATTAACTAAGTGAAAGTGAAGCATCTTTTTAAAGAATgctaaatacttatattagttAATGACTgtcaatattttgttcaaatatcaTAAGCATTAAACACATAACAAGAgttttattatactgtaatattatagtgtgatgttattgtaaattacaattaaatattaatataaacgaatAATGATCTCAACCATATGTTATATGCAAAAGTAGATATAGCatatattaaagttaacaaCACGAAATTAGTTCTgctgaacgtaaatttgctatattgTATGCACCTACACTAATTATAAAAATCGGACATATTTCAGGGTCTGGAGTAATaaggtaaagaaaaaaaatttccaaaaagaaaaactgaatattttcaaaaaccgttcttgataccgataaatttgaaaaaccgaTCTTAAAACCTAAACCAAAACCATAAAATGTAGAAAACCGTTCTCAAAAACCGAAATCTTAACCGATAAAATTTGAAACGGTTTCGATCCCtgttttatagtaataaaatatgcaataatatggaaaattgaaaatagatcatattttctattaatatataagGTGAATTTGTGGatattaaaaaccaaatttgtaaaattatgacactgtaataaaaacataaccaaacataacatttttagcccaaaacgtatacctatctacctataatatatataatatattataactagagttaggatttatatgctctacaaaactacaaaacatGCTGAAATGCTGCAAAAATGTTAAATGCCTATTCTcaaaaataaactcaaaaaaatattatgttattttatttaaaaagtaggaACCATAGACGATATAGGTGCATATAAATATGACCGTGATAAAAGATAGGCATTagacaaaatcaaaaatgttcgtataaaaaaatgtattaggaaaTTTTACAAAGAAACTCAATAATATGACCTAAAAAAtttcgaattattaaaataggtaggcACTGATCTTCGAAAtctccaaaatatgcaaaataaaaatggcaTAATTTTAATCTCCAGTAAGTGAAACGGATTTTTATTTCACTTGGCTATATTTGGGacttaccaaaaaaatatgcaacatgCTACAACATCCTAACcctaattataacttatacgtGTACGAGTTTAGGTAGGACTCGTAGATGTGCAGGGATatgcactatattataaaaagtatgcGCGCCAGTGATACATTCtgcatgaattataatatataggtaaaatcttctataaaaaaatttagattctTTGAGGGAGTGAGGCGAGAAAATCTTCATTGCAGCGTGGCTCaaattgcaaaaataataatattataaaggtgtacaaggtataataatataatattatattttatcatagaatCACGTCATCGTACTTGGAGGaacttaggtataatatgtgtattatacgtCATAAAAACACCTAGTGTACAAACATTAGAAGTgaccacacatacacacattgatcatcatcatcattactGAACATTATATTGCAATTTGTCATGTGATTGTCAGTCGCCGTAAACACTCGGTATCCCCCGCGAGCACCACCCACCGATCGGCTGACGTGCGTTTATCGCGTTCGCCAATAACGCTAATGAACCGTAAACAAACCGTAAGGAGTAGGTAGgcgatattatatatgtgtacacaaacacacacacacacacacacactacaagtcgtatatttttttctccttATAAAATAGAGTATAAAAGTTTTCTCGCCGACACACGTATATATAGCAGTTTGTCCGTTTTGACGATTGAAGCGATACAATACCTTCCTATCGTTATAATATCGCAAAAAACGCactctactatattattaagttattgcGAACAATGAAAACGAACGCGACGATCAAATTGGCGAGGAAAACAGCCGTGTTTGTGAGATTATAAGGCAGAAAAGAAAACGCACCTAATGCGTACCGATATGCGCCGGCCGTTTACAACAGTTAAACGTCGCGGTATTATTGCAGTTACGTGTCGTAACTACACATATAAAAGGAGTAACTAGACCGGAAAAAGTAAACTTTCAAAAATCAATAACATACATTATGCGTTTAAAActgctatacatatatatatatatatccccCACCTCACCTCGAAAGTTGCATTGGTGTTGGCTTtggtgtttttagtttttacgtaTTCATGATTGTACTTGCACCAATAAATTTGTCTAATtgatactaaataaaaaaaatattaatattgtaataaaggGTTtcgatttaaatgttaatacatattttttatactgtgaatctataaattaatttgtgaaGTGATGTAAGAGTTCGTTTCAAAAGAATTGTACTACAATAAGTCATGCCCCCGGCCATACCCTACttcattttacatatttcacaataattattatcctcaaatatttatacaattttgttaaaatacctatatattattcttatagtaATAACTGTTCCCTAATTATTAggtgattaataaaaaaaatataagatgttAATCAATGTGAGGCGTTGATATGAGTCTCCGTATCAAGTCTagagttgtattaaaaaattgtaatctgTAGCCACGCCACTGCAGCCCACGACGTGAAAGTACGCGTTAGAATTTTTCCCCGTGCTCCAAGTCTACGCGATCCAATATAGTTTTAAACGCAAACTGCACGAATCTATATCGTTTATCTCTCGTCAGTTGTCGTACagcacaacaatatattattaaaacattatttattgctgTAACTTATATATTTTCCGTTTTTTAAAACATCAGAGTTCCCAACGCTTTAAATTGCGAATTCACTTATAACGTCACGACgctactataaatatatatatataaatatgaatatatatatatatatatatttatatattatattataggtatagtatagatgggggtaatgagtaatg
The Metopolophium dirhodum isolate CAU chromosome 7, ASM1992520v1, whole genome shotgun sequence DNA segment above includes these coding regions:
- the LOC132949367 gene encoding uncharacterized protein LOC132949367, with the protein product MDGEIAASATGADDEIPAKVPLNLNVEETAGGCGSDSGVDVTPAVSCDSSLASGCYDPCKSPLGPFSPTETGGPSSLPCYPTAISYSRPSTPTWRRSADRQPCKLPGSMSSSFHFETARNSPPRVEPPKKTDLNAAAKQSKVSTVKKLVSTYDMVKSLDKFATLPRRRRKSKENLAVTSATPAGTAVAPTTPREPSLNRAASLRRKHIEQGALAHLNGVGSGGGGGGSGTIAGTTSPVKPALPKSTRPPPVVSRTKIYHEVCSQTYLTSEDITKVLSGSILPPVENRVETNDAEVQVDLVEKRINALETELKEKTEQLDCRTKKFNEQQECLKNLQERLNHDDLDTCRQIDAYSLRICNIFQINNCLDPSPSNILEILENQVTTTSSVINEQQKELNHLKTLCTSLHRDLEKSYAAQKSLLQANQASEMESSEIQDFLQAEKAMLSDTIKELEKEVKDYKEQLAVKGKEASKTMDQCTHLVRISEQRRQENLSLQAKMRVMENKSRELLQQQEATVSSAVVGLSGLGGRLDALLDRLVKSYSISEVDIEDEVYFNEAYTNGDSSSDSEQMNSSSNKSDSKSLMSAIVSAIKSAPTNWHKGKIDKNFTASTKSQESPCSPKKRLQTSESMKELQRTYHSPICKRNGSTGDLLSQTDSLDDCSDLQSAESESLNNLSEAIVARQQLELSMNNTSTGNFDFEFLEDFRAPDADLLDQVIDLDNTVTKLLKVITLVQTNSKEQPLHAERHEIKYTNGVNGKSRQYSSQSPLIHDSDESSYKRPPIVPMQELNSSSPKALNGIM